The DNA region GACAAAAGCAGCAGCAATTGAAGTAGCAAGTACTGGTGTACGTGTAAACTCAATTCATCCATCACCTGTTAACACAAGAATGATGCGTTCTTTAGAAGAAGGATTAGGTACAGAACAAGAAGTTATAGCAAAAAGGATTCCCCTAGGACGATATGGCGAATCAAGCGATATTGCTAATTTAGTTGTATTCCTTGCTTCTGATGAAAGTTCATTTATCACGGGAGCTCAGTATAGAGTTGATGGTGGTATGGGAGCGTAAAGATCCATGGAGACGGTTCTGGTAGCTCTTTACTAACTGAATGTTGATTTCACTGTTTATGAAAAATAAACGGTAAAATTCCGCCTAAATTGGGAAATACCCATATTTCCTTAAAAATAAGGGGAGTTTTTCCGTTTATATTATCCAAATCTTTGGATTTTGTCTTATTTAAAGCAGTTAATCGGAATATCTCCGCTTATATCCCTTTCTTAAGCTTCCCCTATATACATTAGCAGGAAATTCTCCGCCTATGAAATCTCATACCTACACAATACGCAGAGCGGGGGACTGACCCCAAAATTAGTTTAAAAAAGACAAACTCAATAAAAATAAAGTTTGCCTTTCATCAAATATTAGTTTATTTTGTATTCGTAAATCCACCATCAATTCGAATGACTTCACCATTGATATACTGAGCTGGGCTAGTCAACAAGAATGTTACTAATTCAGCCACTTCTTCTGCGGTACCTAAACGTTTTTGTGGAATGCCGCCTACTGCATTTTCCTTCATTGCCGGGTTATCTTCATAGAATTTTTTAACCATAGGAGTTTCTGTTGGACCTGGTGCAATCGCATTCACACGCAATCCATCCTTTGCATATTCGGCTACCAAACTTTTCGTCATACCAACAATACCGTGTTTTGTTGAAGAATACGTAACAACGGAATCTTGTCCGATCACACCTGCACTAGATGCAGTGTTCACAATGGATCCTCCGCCATTCTTTAACATCACTTCCGCTACATAACGAACGCCATACAGTGCACCCAGTAGATTGATACCAACAATTTTCTCGATTTCTTCGATGTTTGTATCTAAATAGAATTTTCCGCTTCCAGAAATTCCAGCATTATTAAAGAAATAATCAATGCGGCCAAATTTATCTACAGTTTGATCAACATAATTTTTTACTTCATCTGGCTTGGAAACATCCGCTTTGACGAAAATGGAATCTACACCTGATTGCTTTACGAGTTCAACGGTTTCGTTTCCGCCTTTTTCGTTAACGTCAACAACGACGATATTTACCCCTTCCTTTGCTAAACGTACA from Neobacillus sp. FSL H8-0543 includes:
- a CDS encoding glucose 1-dehydrogenase, which gives rise to MGKLSEKVAIITGAGSGLGQATAVRLAKEGVNIVVVDVNEKGGNETVELVKQSGVDSIFVKADVSKPDEVKNYVDQTVDKFGRIDYFFNNAGISGSGKFYLDTNIEEIEKIVGINLLGALYGVRYVAEVMLKNGGGSIVNTASSAGVIGQDSVVTYSSTKHGIVGMTKSLVAEYAKDGLRVNAIAPGPTETPMVKKFYEDNPAMKENAVGGIPQKRLGTAEEVAELVTFLLTSPAQYINGEVIRIDGGFTNTK